A genomic window from Luteolibacter sp. LG18 includes:
- a CDS encoding prepilin-type N-terminal cleavage/methylation domain-containing protein, giving the protein MKRARGFTLVEILVTITIIIVLAAISVPLAKRGLGKARQSTCLSNLRSIGVGLESYLQDHNRKMPDIAAGRSSKDDDMKVLETELATYLTAKDAFKCPADGKQFAKTGCSYMWNSAVSGQLETKLTFLGKDGSPQIPLVFDKEAWHPEPKGTNILYADFSASSELRFKTNN; this is encoded by the coding sequence ATGAAACGAGCCCGCGGTTTCACCCTCGTCGAGATCCTGGTCACCATCACGATCATCATCGTGCTGGCCGCGATTTCCGTGCCCCTGGCGAAGCGCGGGCTTGGCAAGGCCCGGCAATCGACCTGCCTGTCCAACCTCCGCAGCATCGGCGTGGGGCTGGAAAGCTACCTCCAGGACCACAACCGCAAGATGCCGGACATCGCCGCCGGGCGCAGCTCGAAGGACGACGACATGAAGGTGCTGGAAACCGAGCTGGCCACCTACCTCACGGCGAAGGACGCCTTCAAGTGCCCGGCGGATGGCAAGCAGTTCGCGAAAACCGGCTGCAGCTACATGTGGAACTCGGCGGTCAGCGGCCAGCTCGAGACCAAGCTGACCTTCCTGGGCAAGGACGGCAGCCCGCAGATCCCGCTGGTCTTCGACAAGGAGGCCTGGCACCCGGAACCGAAGGGCACCAACATCCTCTACGCCGATTTCTCCGCCTCCAGCGAGCTGCGCTTCAAA